A genomic window from Palaeococcus ferrophilus DSM 13482 includes:
- the coaD gene encoding phosphopantetheine adenylyltransferase, which yields MGKYRKVVVGGTFDRLHLGHKALLRRAFEVGRFVYIGLTSDEMVKDKPYAERILPYPHRLRDLLKFLEVNGYQNYRIIKIHNALGFTVEFRELEAIVVSEETYKGALLVNRAREEHGLKPLAIERIPIIRSGIGEKISSSLIRAGLIDPFGNPVRR from the coding sequence ATGGGGAAGTACAGAAAGGTTGTCGTTGGAGGGACTTTCGACCGCCTTCACCTTGGCCATAAGGCGCTTCTCCGCAGGGCGTTCGAGGTGGGGCGCTTCGTCTACATAGGCCTGACCTCGGACGAGATGGTAAAGGACAAGCCCTACGCCGAGAGGATACTCCCCTACCCCCACCGTCTAAGGGACCTCCTCAAGTTCCTTGAGGTGAACGGTTATCAAAACTACCGCATCATAAAAATCCACAATGCCCTCGGATTTACGGTTGAATTTCGGGAGCTTGAGGCCATAGTTGTGAGCGAGGAGACCTACAAGGGTGCCCTCCTCGTAAACCGCGCCAGGGAGGAGCACGGCCTCAAACCCCTCGCCATCGAGAGGATACCCATAATCAGGAGCGGTATAGGGGAGAAGATAAGCTCATCGCTCATAAGGGCTGGCTTGATAGACCCCTTTGGCAACCCTGTTAGGAGGTGA
- a CDS encoding phytoene desaturase family protein produces the protein MKVITIGSGVGGLLASAFLARGGHEVVVLEKSPFIGGRCTNIEYMGFGLSTGAFHMIPHGSDGPLAHLLRLIGADVEIVNSDPKGLIRYDGRTFHYREGWKYLGWRERARAMKLMADVKRGKLPPEGISAREWIAESVGENEFVMRFIESFLGWAVSLTGDDVPAVELAKEIKAALRWGGPGLIRGGCKALTGGIAERVEAYGGRILTGKRVVEVDVERKRVLTSENEEFPYDVLISNAGIRETVELVGREHFDGDYLRKLDSLRPSEGIKYNIALPGKPRIGNTVVFTLDAERINGYNEPSSLSPELAPKGYTLVMAHHALRSRNIRKERELGLRDVEELFPDGEVVMVQTYLDGNPVNRVASGQHLELPLDDVFVVGDAYKGEGGIEIDGIALGVMKVLQRLNVAKFDEWYL, from the coding sequence ATGAAGGTCATAACCATCGGCTCGGGTGTTGGTGGACTCCTCGCCTCGGCCTTCCTGGCCCGGGGGGGTCATGAGGTGGTTGTCCTTGAGAAATCGCCCTTCATAGGGGGCAGGTGCACGAATATAGAATACATGGGCTTCGGCCTCTCCACGGGGGCGTTCCACATGATCCCCCACGGCTCGGACGGGCCCCTCGCCCACCTGCTCCGCCTCATAGGGGCCGACGTGGAGATAGTCAACTCCGACCCCAAGGGGCTCATACGCTATGACGGAAGGACTTTCCACTACCGCGAGGGGTGGAAGTACCTGGGCTGGCGCGAGAGGGCAAGGGCCATGAAACTCATGGCCGATGTAAAGCGCGGGAAGCTCCCCCCCGAGGGAATTAGCGCGAGGGAGTGGATAGCGGAGAGCGTAGGTGAGAACGAGTTCGTTATGAGGTTTATAGAGTCCTTCCTCGGGTGGGCGGTTAGCCTGACCGGCGACGACGTTCCCGCGGTGGAGCTCGCGAAGGAGATAAAGGCCGCCCTCCGCTGGGGCGGGCCGGGTCTGATAAGGGGAGGATGTAAGGCGCTCACGGGGGGCATAGCGGAGCGCGTTGAGGCCTATGGGGGGAGGATACTCACGGGGAAGAGGGTAGTCGAGGTGGACGTGGAGAGGAAGAGGGTTCTGACATCGGAGAACGAGGAGTTCCCCTACGACGTCCTCATCTCAAACGCGGGGATTAGAGAGACGGTTGAGCTCGTTGGAAGGGAGCACTTTGATGGGGACTACCTGAGGAAGCTCGACTCCCTGAGGCCGAGCGAGGGCATAAAGTACAACATCGCCCTCCCGGGGAAACCGAGGATAGGCAACACCGTGGTGTTCACTCTCGACGCGGAGAGAATAAACGGCTACAACGAACCCTCCTCACTCTCGCCGGAGCTCGCACCGAAGGGTTATACGCTCGTCATGGCCCATCACGCCCTCAGGAGCAGGAACATCCGGAAGGAGCGCGAGCTAGGTTTGAGGGACGTTGAGGAGCTCTTCCCCGACGGGGAGGTCGTCATGGTGCAGACTTACCTCGACGGCAACCCGGTTAACCGCGTCGCATCGGGCCAGCACCTCGAGCTCCCGCTGGATGATGTCTTCGTGGTGGGGGACGCATATAAGGGTGAAGGCGGCATAGAAATAGATGGAATCGCCCTTGGAGTTATGAAGGTTCTCCAGAGGCTCAACGTGGCAAAATTCGACGAGTGGTACCTTTAA
- the guaB gene encoding IMP dehydrogenase, with translation MGKFEQKLVNAIKGYTFDDVLLIPQATEVEPKDVDVSTRITPNVRLNIPILSAAMDTVTEWEMAVAMAREGGLGVIHRNMSIEEQAEMVRRVKRAERFIVEDVITISPDETLDYALFLMERNDIDGLPVVEDGKLVGIITKKDIAVKEGQKVREAMTGELITVPENVEVEEALSIMFENKIDRLPVVDSEGRLVGLITMSDLTKRRKYRNAVRDDNGDLVVAVAVGPFDLERAKALDRAGADVIVVDTAHAHNLKAIRAMREIRNAVDADLIVGNIANPKAVDDLAFADAVKVGIGPGSICTTRVVAGVGVPQVTAIALVADRAGEYGLHVIADGGIRYSGDIVKAIAAGADAVMLGSLLAGTKEAPGKEVVINGRRYKQYRGMGSLGAMMKGGAERYYQKGHMKTRKFVPEGVEGVVPYKGSVSDVLYQLVGGLRSGMGYVGAKNIPALKERGEFVVITHAGYIESHPHDITITNEAPNYPVGK, from the coding sequence ATGGGAAAATTTGAACAGAAACTTGTTAACGCGATTAAGGGGTACACCTTCGACGACGTTCTTCTGATACCGCAGGCAACCGAGGTCGAGCCCAAGGACGTTGACGTCTCCACCAGGATAACGCCCAACGTGAGGCTCAACATCCCCATTTTGAGCGCCGCCATGGACACCGTCACCGAGTGGGAGATGGCGGTCGCGATGGCCAGGGAAGGCGGTTTGGGGGTCATCCACAGGAACATGAGCATCGAGGAGCAGGCGGAGATGGTCAGGAGGGTGAAGAGGGCGGAGCGCTTCATAGTCGAGGACGTCATAACGATCTCTCCCGACGAGACCCTCGACTACGCGCTTTTCCTGATGGAGAGGAACGACATAGACGGTCTCCCGGTCGTGGAGGACGGGAAGCTGGTGGGAATCATCACGAAGAAGGACATAGCCGTCAAAGAGGGCCAGAAGGTTAGAGAAGCCATGACTGGGGAGCTAATAACCGTCCCGGAGAACGTCGAGGTGGAGGAGGCCCTCTCGATAATGTTTGAGAACAAGATTGACCGCCTCCCCGTCGTTGATAGCGAGGGGAGACTCGTTGGCCTAATAACGATGAGCGACCTCACCAAGAGGAGGAAGTACCGGAACGCGGTGAGGGATGATAACGGTGACCTGGTTGTTGCAGTTGCAGTCGGTCCCTTCGACCTCGAGAGGGCGAAAGCCCTTGACAGGGCTGGGGCTGACGTTATAGTCGTGGACACCGCCCACGCCCACAACCTCAAGGCGATAAGGGCGATGAGGGAGATAAGGAATGCCGTTGACGCCGATCTTATAGTGGGCAACATCGCCAATCCAAAGGCGGTGGACGACTTAGCCTTTGCCGATGCGGTCAAGGTAGGAATCGGACCGGGGAGCATATGCACCACGCGCGTTGTTGCGGGCGTTGGCGTCCCCCAGGTTACCGCCATAGCGCTCGTGGCAGACAGGGCCGGGGAATACGGCCTTCACGTGATAGCGGACGGGGGAATACGCTATTCTGGCGACATAGTTAAGGCCATAGCCGCTGGGGCAGATGCGGTAATGCTTGGCTCTCTATTGGCTGGGACAAAGGAGGCCCCCGGCAAGGAAGTGGTTATCAACGGAAGGCGCTACAAGCAGTACCGCGGTATGGGCTCCCTCGGGGCCATGATGAAGGGAGGTGCCGAGAGGTACTACCAGAAGGGCCACATGAAGACGAGGAAGTTCGTGCCCGAGGGGGTTGAGGGTGTCGTGCCATACAAGGGAAGCGTGAGCGACGTTCTCTACCAGCTGGTCGGCGGTCTCCGCTCAGGAATGGGCTACGTTGGGGCGAAAAACATTCCGGCGCTCAAGGAGAGGGGAGAGTTCGTGGTCATAACGCACGCGGGCTACATCGAGAGCCACCCGCACGACATCACCATAACCAACGAGGCACCGAACTACCCCGTCGGCAAGTGA
- the ppcA gene encoding phosphoenolpyruvate carboxylase — MIPRTMSTQHPDNVFVPFFARSALLEGEDEVTEAFYAFSVLGIEEQMWDFEGKEVDSFVVKKLLESHPEFFTSQRLGEDFRLTPRVPNPGIERSEAKFLMETLQGIPRSADYARIFYGESSPPIFEVILPMTTAPEEIERVYELYRKFVAGLQYRRVFDVKINEWIGDFEPREIGVIPLFETKEAILNSASILEEYIQGKPFEEQRVFLARSDPAMNYGLISAVVYDKYALYRLAELEEEMSVGIYPIIGVGSAPFRGHLTPENVDAVLREYPSAQTFTLQSSFKYDNSPKDVIKAVERINESRRENAEPVEEDKLRVLEKYEEEYRRQVKLLAPHIRRVARMIPPRRKRKLHIGLFGYTREVDGVALPRAIKFTAALYSIGIPPEVLGLGVLSERELEELGETYRGLYDDIEFALRFFNPEIAQRLGLDGLVKLYNEWKVEGVAEYIEGTKKVWKGFEGPVLELAAMRGFLG; from the coding sequence ATGATACCGAGAACAATGAGCACTCAGCACCCGGACAACGTTTTTGTCCCTTTCTTTGCCCGCTCCGCCCTCCTTGAGGGGGAGGACGAGGTGACGGAGGCGTTCTACGCCTTCAGCGTTCTTGGAATCGAGGAGCAGATGTGGGACTTCGAGGGTAAGGAAGTGGACAGCTTCGTCGTAAAAAAGCTTCTTGAGTCCCATCCCGAGTTCTTCACCTCCCAGAGGCTTGGTGAGGACTTTCGTTTAACTCCAAGGGTGCCGAACCCGGGGATTGAGAGGTCCGAGGCCAAGTTCCTCATGGAGACGCTTCAGGGCATCCCCCGCTCTGCGGACTACGCGAGGATATTCTACGGGGAGTCCAGCCCCCCTATCTTTGAGGTGATACTCCCCATGACGACGGCCCCTGAGGAGATAGAGAGGGTTTATGAGCTCTATCGAAAGTTCGTCGCGGGGCTGCAGTACAGACGCGTCTTTGACGTTAAAATAAACGAATGGATAGGCGACTTTGAGCCCAGGGAGATAGGCGTCATCCCGCTCTTCGAGACCAAGGAGGCCATACTCAACTCCGCCTCAATCCTCGAGGAGTACATTCAGGGGAAGCCCTTTGAGGAGCAGCGCGTCTTTCTGGCAAGGAGCGACCCGGCGATGAACTACGGTCTTATAAGCGCGGTTGTGTACGATAAATACGCCCTCTACAGGCTGGCGGAGCTTGAGGAGGAGATGAGCGTTGGAATCTATCCGATAATCGGTGTTGGCAGCGCGCCCTTCAGGGGGCATCTGACCCCGGAAAACGTTGATGCCGTCCTCAGGGAATACCCGAGCGCGCAGACCTTCACCCTTCAGAGCTCCTTCAAATACGACAACTCCCCGAAGGACGTCATAAAGGCGGTGGAGAGGATCAACGAGAGCAGAAGGGAAAATGCGGAGCCCGTCGAGGAGGACAAGCTGAGGGTCCTCGAGAAGTACGAGGAGGAGTACAGGAGGCAGGTAAAGCTCCTTGCCCCGCATATAAGGCGTGTTGCAAGGATGATACCCCCAAGGAGGAAGAGAAAGCTCCACATAGGCCTGTTCGGCTACACCCGCGAGGTGGACGGCGTGGCGCTCCCGAGGGCCATAAAGTTCACCGCGGCCCTGTACTCCATTGGAATTCCCCCGGAGGTTCTGGGATTAGGGGTGCTCTCCGAGCGGGAGCTTGAAGAGCTCGGTGAGACGTATAGGGGCCTCTACGACGACATCGAGTTTGCCCTCAGGTTCTTCAACCCCGAAATCGCCCAGCGCCTCGGTCTCGACGGACTGGTGAAGCTCTACAATGAGTGGAAGGTCGAGGGAGTGGCGGAGTACATTGAGGGCACGAAAAAAGTTTGGAAGGGGTTCGAGGGCCCGGTTCTCGAGCTGGCTGCGATGAGGGGCTTCCTCGGCTAG
- the purL gene encoding phosphoribosylformylglycinamidine synthase subunit PurL, translated as MFPHEERLIRERLGREPNEVEKAMLEVMWSEHASYKSSRPFLKLLPTENEHVVLGPGEDAGIVRFDDETWIAVGIESHNHPSAVEPYGGAATGVGGIVRDILCMGARPIALLDPIRFGPLEKERNRYLFQGVVKGIADYGNRIGVPTVGGETEFDESLDNYTLVNVACIGIMRPEHFVHSYVEEAGLKLVLVGNRTGRDGIHGVTFASEELSENAEEEDRSAVQIPDPFTEKLLIEATLEAVHTGKVRALKDLGGGGLTCASSEMAGKKGFGAVVYADRVPLREPNMTPTEVMISESQERMLFAVREEDVEEIGKIFEKYGLEWTVIGKTIEEPRYVVYWNGEKAADLPISLLADVPTLKWEMRPYSIERDVKTPEIRFSEAFELVWKSPNVVSKRWVWETYDHEVQGRTVVKPGSDAAVLRINERYGLAFVADGNPNHSHLNPYHGAMGAVAEVVRNLVSVGAEPLALVDNLNFASPERPEVYWSFKETVKGLADAARAFGLAYVSGNVSFYNEVVDRPIKPTPVVAALGKVELENIPGFGLEKGLLIGIVGVTRRELGGSELYARLGLEGGIAPRVNLEEEKANAEGILEAIRKGLVRTVHDVSRGGIAVALAEMAVWGGTGFILDLSKVPAEASNPLEVAFSESHGRYIVTFPEENLEVLRAIFKHFAVIGRAGGDKAIFLWGGEELLMKPVSELKEVHESLPERIGG; from the coding sequence ATGTTCCCCCACGAGGAAAGGCTCATTCGCGAGAGGCTCGGAAGGGAGCCGAACGAAGTGGAAAAGGCAATGCTGGAAGTCATGTGGAGCGAGCACGCATCATACAAGTCGAGCAGGCCGTTCCTTAAGCTCCTCCCAACGGAGAACGAGCACGTTGTCCTCGGCCCCGGGGAGGACGCCGGGATAGTGAGGTTCGACGATGAAACCTGGATAGCGGTTGGAATCGAGAGCCACAACCATCCGAGCGCCGTTGAACCCTACGGCGGTGCCGCCACGGGTGTCGGCGGCATCGTGAGGGACATACTCTGCATGGGTGCAAGGCCCATAGCGCTCCTCGATCCAATACGCTTCGGGCCGCTTGAGAAGGAGAGGAACCGCTACCTCTTCCAGGGAGTCGTGAAGGGCATAGCGGACTACGGCAACAGGATAGGCGTGCCGACCGTTGGTGGGGAGACGGAGTTCGACGAGAGCCTGGATAACTACACGCTCGTTAACGTCGCCTGCATTGGAATAATGAGGCCAGAGCACTTCGTCCACAGCTACGTTGAGGAGGCTGGGCTGAAGCTCGTCCTCGTCGGCAACAGAACTGGAAGAGACGGAATCCACGGAGTTACCTTCGCGAGTGAAGAGCTGAGTGAGAACGCTGAGGAGGAAGACCGCTCCGCGGTTCAGATTCCCGACCCGTTCACGGAGAAGCTCCTCATCGAGGCAACGCTTGAAGCCGTCCACACAGGGAAGGTCAGGGCCCTCAAAGACCTCGGCGGCGGCGGGCTTACCTGCGCCTCCTCGGAGATGGCAGGGAAGAAGGGCTTTGGCGCGGTAGTATATGCGGACCGCGTCCCCCTCAGGGAGCCAAACATGACACCTACGGAGGTAATGATATCCGAGAGCCAGGAGAGGATGCTCTTCGCCGTTAGAGAGGAAGACGTCGAAGAAATCGGAAAGATTTTCGAGAAGTACGGCCTTGAGTGGACCGTTATCGGGAAAACCATTGAGGAGCCGCGCTACGTTGTCTATTGGAACGGGGAGAAGGCCGCGGATCTACCAATAAGCCTCCTCGCGGATGTTCCGACGCTCAAGTGGGAGATGAGACCCTACAGCATCGAAAGGGACGTGAAAACACCGGAGATAAGGTTTTCAGAGGCTTTCGAGCTGGTCTGGAAAAGTCCCAACGTGGTTAGCAAGCGCTGGGTGTGGGAGACCTACGACCACGAGGTTCAGGGGAGGACTGTTGTGAAACCCGGCTCTGACGCGGCCGTGCTCAGGATCAACGAGCGCTACGGGTTAGCGTTCGTGGCCGATGGAAACCCGAACCACAGCCACCTCAACCCCTACCACGGGGCGATGGGGGCCGTGGCTGAAGTTGTCAGGAACCTCGTGAGCGTGGGTGCCGAGCCCTTGGCTTTGGTTGACAACCTCAACTTCGCCTCTCCGGAGAGGCCCGAGGTCTACTGGAGCTTTAAGGAGACGGTTAAGGGGCTGGCTGACGCGGCAAGGGCCTTTGGCCTAGCGTACGTGAGCGGAAACGTCAGCTTCTACAACGAGGTCGTTGACAGGCCCATAAAGCCGACTCCGGTGGTCGCTGCCCTCGGAAAGGTCGAGCTTGAGAATATACCTGGCTTCGGCCTCGAGAAGGGCCTTCTCATAGGGATCGTGGGGGTCACGAGGAGGGAGCTCGGCGGTTCGGAGCTCTACGCGAGGCTCGGCCTTGAGGGTGGCATCGCTCCCAGGGTGAACCTTGAGGAGGAGAAGGCCAACGCCGAGGGAATCCTCGAGGCAATAAGGAAGGGCCTCGTTAGGACCGTCCACGACGTTAGCAGGGGCGGAATAGCGGTGGCCCTGGCGGAGATGGCCGTTTGGGGTGGCACGGGCTTCATTCTCGACCTCTCGAAGGTTCCAGCTGAAGCTTCGAACCCGCTTGAGGTTGCCTTCAGCGAGAGCCACGGGCGCTACATAGTGACCTTCCCCGAGGAGAACCTCGAAGTGCTTAGGGCAATCTTCAAACACTTCGCCGTCATCGGCAGGGCCGGCGGAGATAAAGCGATCTTCCTCTGGGGTGGAGAGGAGCTCCTCATGAAGCCCGTGTCTGAGCTTAAGGAGGTTCACGAGTCCCTTCCCGAGAGGATAGGGGGCTAG
- the purQ gene encoding phosphoribosylformylglycinamidine synthase I, which yields MVKFAVVVFPGTNCDFETERAIREAGGEAERVWYKSSLKDFDGVVLPGGFSYADYLRAGAIAARQEIMEEVKEFAREGRPVLGICNGFQVLTEAGLLPGALRPNKTPRFICRWVHLRVTDAETPFTQLYEPGEVIRMPIAHAEGNYYVDNPSKVRVVFQYSDEKGNITDEANPNGSLLNTAAVANERGNVLGTMPHPERASDRFLGSEDGLRLFRSMVEWARR from the coding sequence ATGGTGAAGTTTGCCGTCGTTGTCTTCCCGGGAACCAACTGCGACTTCGAGACGGAGAGAGCAATAAGGGAGGCTGGAGGGGAGGCGGAGCGCGTGTGGTACAAGAGCTCTTTGAAAGACTTTGACGGCGTCGTCCTTCCCGGCGGCTTCAGCTACGCGGACTACCTGAGGGCCGGAGCGATAGCTGCTCGTCAGGAGATAATGGAGGAGGTAAAAGAGTTCGCCCGTGAGGGAAGGCCGGTTTTAGGGATATGCAACGGCTTCCAGGTTCTGACGGAGGCAGGCCTCCTCCCTGGCGCGCTGAGGCCGAACAAAACTCCGCGCTTCATCTGCAGGTGGGTGCATCTCAGGGTCACCGACGCTGAAACGCCTTTTACTCAACTCTACGAACCCGGGGAGGTCATAAGGATGCCGATAGCCCACGCCGAGGGCAACTACTACGTTGATAATCCATCAAAGGTTAGAGTTGTTTTCCAGTACAGCGACGAGAAGGGCAACATAACTGATGAAGCCAATCCCAACGGCTCGCTCCTCAATACAGCGGCGGTGGCTAACGAGAGGGGCAACGTCCTCGGCACGATGCCGCACCCGGAGAGGGCGAGCGACCGCTTCCTGGGCAGTGAAGATGGCCTGAGGCTCTTCAGGAGCATGGTGGAGTGGGCGAGGAGGTGA
- the purS gene encoding phosphoribosylformylglycinamidine synthase subunit PurS produces MRWKVRVIVRLKEGLNDPEGRVIGNALRNLGFRVENLRVPKYFEFELESEKPEEDVEGMCRKLLANPLIHEWEYSVEPVS; encoded by the coding sequence ATGAGGTGGAAGGTTAGGGTCATCGTGCGGCTTAAGGAAGGCCTCAACGACCCCGAGGGAAGGGTCATTGGAAACGCCCTGAGGAACCTCGGGTTCAGAGTGGAGAACCTGCGCGTTCCAAAGTACTTTGAGTTCGAACTTGAGAGCGAAAAGCCCGAGGAAGACGTTGAGGGGATGTGCAGAAAGCTCCTCGCGAATCCCCTCATCCACGAGTGGGAGTACAGCGTAGAGCCGGTGAGCTGA
- a CDS encoding MoaD/ThiS family protein, translating to MVRIRLMGAFAHLAGARELHVRIDGKKEVDEILREVIPRYEEFHDRIIMINGHPARGDAEVEDTDEIKVMPVLSGG from the coding sequence ATGGTCAGGATAAGGCTCATGGGTGCCTTCGCACACCTCGCCGGTGCTAGGGAGCTACACGTCAGGATAGATGGGAAGAAGGAGGTTGATGAAATACTCCGCGAGGTTATCCCGAGGTACGAGGAGTTCCATGACAGAATAATCATGATAAACGGCCACCCCGCGAGGGGAGATGCTGAGGTAGAGGACACCGACGAGATAAAGGTCATGCCCGTCCTCAGCGGAGGGTGA
- the for gene encoding tungsten-containing formaldehyde ferredoxin oxidoreductase encodes MKGWWGRILRVDLTNNKVWVQEYPEEVAKKFIGGRGLAAWILWNEAKNVDPLGPDNKLVFASGPFNGLPTPSGGKMVVAAKSPLTGGYGDGNLGTMATVHLRKAGYDAIVVEGKAKKPVYLYIEDDNVSILSAEGIWGMGTFDTERELKKIHGKSVGILTIGPAGENLVRYAVVMSQEGRAAGRPGMGAVMGSKNLKAVVIKGTKEIPVADKEKLRELSQKAYNDILNSPGYPFWKRQGTMAAVEWTNENSALPTRNFQDGSFEFARSIDGYTMEGMKVKQRGCPYCNMPCGNVVLDAEGEESELDYENVALLGSNLGLGKLNEVSVLNRIADDMGMDTISLGDSISFIMEAREKGLLKEGPTFGDFKKAKQLALDIAYRRGELGNLAAEGVMRMAQKLGDDSFAMHVKGLEISGYNSYIYPAMALAFATSSIGAHHKEAWVIAWEIGTAPIEGEHAKKVEYKITYDPEKAAKVIELQRLRGGLFEMLTACRLPWVEVGLSLDYYPKLLEAITGVKYTWDDLYAAADRVYALIRAYWVREFGEKWGRHMDYPPKRWFDDALKSGPYKGQHLDREKYDKLLSEYYKMRGWDERGIPKKETLQKLGLEEVIPELEKVTKLE; translated from the coding sequence ATGAAAGGATGGTGGGGAAGAATCCTCAGGGTTGACCTAACCAACAACAAGGTTTGGGTGCAGGAGTATCCCGAAGAGGTCGCGAAGAAGTTCATAGGCGGTAGAGGTCTGGCCGCTTGGATTCTCTGGAACGAAGCTAAAAACGTTGACCCGCTCGGACCGGACAACAAGCTCGTTTTTGCCTCTGGCCCGTTCAACGGTCTCCCGACCCCGAGCGGCGGTAAGATGGTCGTGGCAGCGAAGAGCCCGCTCACCGGCGGTTACGGTGACGGTAACCTCGGGACCATGGCAACCGTCCACCTCAGGAAGGCCGGCTACGACGCTATAGTCGTCGAGGGCAAGGCCAAGAAGCCGGTCTACCTCTACATCGAGGACGATAACGTGAGCATACTGAGCGCCGAGGGCATCTGGGGCATGGGCACCTTCGACACCGAGAGGGAGCTCAAGAAGATACACGGCAAGAGCGTGGGAATCCTTACCATAGGGCCCGCTGGAGAAAACCTCGTTCGCTACGCCGTTGTCATGTCCCAGGAGGGCAGGGCCGCCGGAAGGCCCGGTATGGGTGCCGTCATGGGAAGCAAGAACCTCAAGGCCGTCGTCATAAAGGGAACCAAGGAGATACCCGTTGCCGACAAGGAGAAGCTCAGGGAGCTCAGCCAGAAGGCCTACAACGACATACTCAACTCACCCGGCTACCCGTTCTGGAAGAGGCAGGGTACAATGGCTGCCGTCGAGTGGACCAATGAGAACTCCGCTTTGCCAACCAGAAACTTCCAGGATGGCTCCTTCGAGTTCGCAAGATCAATAGACGGCTACACCATGGAGGGAATGAAGGTCAAGCAGCGCGGCTGTCCCTACTGTAACATGCCCTGTGGAAACGTCGTCCTCGATGCCGAGGGAGAGGAGAGCGAGCTAGACTACGAGAACGTCGCCCTTCTCGGCTCAAACCTCGGCCTCGGAAAGCTCAACGAGGTCTCGGTTCTCAACAGGATTGCAGACGACATGGGTATGGACACCATAAGCCTCGGTGATTCGATATCCTTCATCATGGAGGCCAGGGAGAAGGGTCTCCTTAAGGAAGGGCCAACCTTCGGCGACTTCAAGAAGGCCAAGCAGCTCGCCCTTGACATCGCCTACCGCAGGGGAGAGCTCGGAAACCTCGCGGCCGAGGGTGTCATGAGGATGGCCCAGAAGCTTGGCGATGACAGCTTCGCCATGCACGTCAAGGGCCTTGAGATAAGCGGTTACAACAGCTACATCTATCCAGCGATGGCACTCGCCTTCGCCACCAGTTCTATCGGTGCCCACCACAAGGAGGCATGGGTCATAGCCTGGGAGATTGGAACGGCTCCAATAGAGGGTGAGCACGCAAAGAAAGTCGAGTACAAGATAACCTACGACCCGGAGAAGGCCGCCAAGGTCATAGAGCTCCAGCGCCTCAGGGGCGGTCTCTTCGAGATGCTCACCGCGTGCAGGCTCCCGTGGGTTGAGGTCGGTCTCAGTCTCGACTACTATCCGAAGCTCCTCGAGGCCATCACCGGCGTCAAGTACACCTGGGATGACCTCTACGCTGCTGCGGACAGGGTCTACGCCCTCATAAGGGCCTACTGGGTCAGGGAGTTCGGAGAGAAGTGGGGCAGGCACATGGACTACCCGCCGAAGAGGTGGTTTGACGATGCCCTCAAGAGCGGACCGTACAAGGGCCAGCACCTTGACAGGGAGAAGTACGACAAGCTTCTCAGCGAGTACTACAAGATGAGGGGCTGGGACGAGCGCGGAATCCCGAAGAAGGAGACCCTCCAGAAGCTCGGCCTCGAAGAGGTCATACCTGAGCTGGAGAAGGTCACCAAGCTCGAGTGA